The following coding sequences are from one Methanohalophilus halophilus window:
- a CDS encoding HD domain-containing protein, translating into MVSSRAIHDPVHKTILLTPLQKELVETPQVQRLRSIQQLGLVDIVYPGAKHSRFEHSLGTMHMASLIADALSLPQEDKVKVEVAGLLHDVGHSAYSHAVEDVLKRNPDIKPQYGGIIRENHEAFSEYVIRNCFANNGNIARKVEDELGQDPVDFFDQIALMATGKSSFLEKPYLGQLISGDIDADRIDFLLRDSYHTGISLGLIDVDQIIQNLSIRNGNIVLGRKEGCSYDEDMTLTVAESMLIARAHHYNAIVHHPHTQSARIMLLRALENALAIFGEKKDAESVNNQVGLFFTEYNDADLLYFIKTYGSNQAQQLISSVLAGNICDPIVRFNQKTLNPATRMALSTIARHGVAKKMFEEQLEKRIGDVFVDLSVASGVPRSTRVVVNGEDSFFYDESALANGLVRAISRQLSLVVFSPVDGVGCPESAQLKDVVGHTVDTLSPQLLRFIRQENYLPIEGLILLFYTVNSIFWKEEDGFISIPRLRNITWIYRMVQRFSEDVSLRNLFDYKFHRDYGFPYSNRVFEDIQLLVAMGIVDEDLRYYEKYNRFHQRYEYVLTMHGVKYGKQLSEAYGREFRELSKVLRQDKHSIPRDIVTIPARRYQQS; encoded by the coding sequence ATGGTCAGTTCAAGGGCTATTCATGATCCTGTGCATAAAACCATCCTGTTGACTCCTCTCCAAAAGGAACTGGTAGAAACTCCTCAGGTGCAGAGGTTACGTTCCATCCAGCAGCTAGGCCTTGTTGATATCGTTTATCCGGGTGCAAAGCACAGCAGGTTTGAACATAGCCTGGGTACCATGCATATGGCGTCCCTGATAGCCGATGCCCTGTCTCTGCCGCAAGAGGATAAAGTGAAAGTAGAGGTTGCAGGTCTTTTGCATGATGTAGGCCACTCTGCATATTCTCATGCCGTGGAAGATGTCCTAAAACGCAATCCTGATATCAAGCCACAATACGGTGGTATAATTAGGGAAAACCACGAAGCTTTCAGTGAATATGTCATAAGAAATTGTTTTGCAAACAACGGAAATATTGCAAGAAAAGTTGAGGATGAGCTGGGTCAGGATCCTGTTGATTTTTTCGATCAAATTGCCCTCATGGCAACAGGTAAATCCTCCTTTCTGGAGAAACCCTATCTGGGACAGTTAATATCCGGTGATATAGATGCGGATCGAATAGATTTTTTGCTTCGTGATTCCTATCACACCGGCATATCCCTGGGATTAATAGACGTGGATCAGATTATACAGAACCTGAGCATCCGTAATGGCAATATCGTACTGGGTAGAAAGGAGGGTTGCAGTTACGATGAAGATATGACATTGACGGTTGCTGAATCAATGCTCATAGCACGTGCACATCACTATAATGCTATAGTCCATCATCCTCATACCCAGTCTGCCAGGATTATGTTATTGCGAGCTCTTGAAAATGCTCTGGCTATATTCGGGGAAAAGAAGGATGCAGAATCTGTGAATAACCAGGTGGGTTTGTTTTTCACTGAATATAATGATGCGGACTTGCTCTATTTCATTAAAACATATGGCAGCAATCAGGCACAACAGCTTATCAGTTCAGTCCTGGCGGGAAATATCTGTGACCCGATTGTGCGATTTAACCAGAAAACCCTCAATCCGGCAACCCGCATGGCCCTGTCTACAATCGCCAGGCATGGTGTGGCAAAGAAGATGTTCGAGGAACAGCTTGAAAAGAGAATAGGGGATGTTTTTGTAGACTTGAGTGTTGCCAGCGGAGTGCCTCGCAGTACAAGGGTTGTTGTGAACGGTGAGGATAGTTTCTTTTATGATGAATCTGCCCTTGCAAACGGTCTGGTCAGGGCAATTTCCAGGCAACTTTCACTGGTTGTTTTTTCTCCTGTTGATGGTGTCGGATGCCCAGAATCCGCACAGCTTAAGGATGTTGTAGGCCATACTGTTGACACCCTGTCTCCTCAGTTGCTGAGATTCATACGCCAGGAAAATTACCTGCCCATAGAGGGGCTGATTTTGTTGTTCTATACCGTTAATTCCATCTTCTGGAAAGAGGAAGATGGTTTTATCTCAATTCCCCGTTTACGTAATATAACCTGGATATATCGCATGGTCCAGCGGTTCAGTGAAGATGTAAGCCTTCGTAATCTCTTTGACTATAAATTCCATCGGGACTATGGTTTTCCTTATAGCAACCGGGTTTTTGAGGACATCCAGCTGCTCGTGGCAATGGGTATAGTGGACGAAGACCTGCGTTATTATGAAAAGTATAACAGGTTCCACCAGCGCTATGAATATGTCCTGACGATGCACGGAGTTAAATACGGAAAACAACTTTCAGAAGCCTACGGCCGTGAATTCAGGGAACTTTCAAAGGTACTCCGGCAGGATAAACACTCTATTCCCCGGGATATCGTAACAATTCCTGCCCGTCGTTATCAACAGTCCTGA
- a CDS encoding S-methyl-5-thioribose-1-phosphate isomerase, whose protein sequence is MRTIQWNAENSTVRMIDQTLLPVEYREIECENLAQLCEAIKSLRVRGAPALAAAGAYGIALASKLSSANDMESLLEDLKNAARIILATRPTAINLGWGIHRVIKAVSEAYDTEGIRDIALNEAQAIADEDVQINKTLGKHGAALLEDGDTVMTHCNAGRLACVDWGTALGVVRSAVEQGKDINVIACETRPLNQGGRLTTWELMQDNIPVKLISDSMSGYVMRHELVDKVIVGADRITEDAVFNKIGTYSHAIVAMEHEIPFYVAAPASTFDFKGWEGSVKIEERSPDELRYMQGVQIAPEDVPVINPAFDSTPMEYIEAIITEKGIFRPPFLIDEVRT, encoded by the coding sequence ATGAGAACAATTCAATGGAATGCTGAGAATTCTACCGTGAGAATGATCGACCAGACCCTGTTGCCTGTCGAATACAGGGAAATCGAATGTGAAAATCTTGCCCAGCTGTGTGAAGCAATCAAATCATTACGGGTCAGGGGAGCACCCGCATTGGCAGCAGCAGGTGCCTATGGTATTGCCCTTGCCAGCAAACTCAGCAGTGCAAATGATATGGAAAGCCTCCTGGAAGATCTCAAAAATGCCGCACGGATCATCCTGGCAACCCGACCCACAGCTATAAACCTGGGATGGGGAATACACCGGGTTATCAAAGCGGTCTCAGAGGCCTACGACACCGAGGGTATAAGGGACATAGCTCTCAACGAAGCCCAGGCTATTGCCGATGAAGATGTACAGATCAACAAAACTCTCGGCAAACATGGTGCTGCCCTGCTGGAAGACGGGGACACCGTGATGACCCACTGCAATGCCGGCAGACTGGCCTGTGTGGACTGGGGCACAGCCCTGGGAGTGGTACGCTCCGCTGTGGAACAGGGAAAAGATATCAATGTTATCGCATGTGAGACCCGGCCTTTGAACCAGGGAGGCCGGCTTACGACCTGGGAGCTGATGCAGGACAACATCCCGGTCAAACTGATCTCGGACTCCATGAGTGGTTATGTAATGCGCCACGAGCTTGTGGACAAGGTGATAGTCGGGGCAGACCGCATTACAGAAGATGCTGTATTCAACAAGATCGGAACCTACAGCCATGCGATAGTGGCCATGGAACATGAAATTCCCTTTTATGTAGCAGCTCCTGCCTCAACCTTTGATTTCAAGGGCTGGGAAGGCAGCGTGAAGATAGAGGAGCGAAGTCCTGATGAATTGCGCTACATGCAGGGAGTACAGATAGCACCTGAAGATGTACCGGTTATCAATCCTGCTTTTGACAGCACACCGATGGAATATATTGAAGCGATAATTACAGAAAAAGGAATCTTCAGGCCACCATTCCTGATAGATGAAGTAAGAACCTGA
- a CDS encoding preprotein translocase subunit Sec61beta — protein MGKKKQSNNGLMSSAGLMRYYEEDKRAIHLDPKAVIVFGLLCGFAVLLLSASYGTWP, from the coding sequence ATGGGAAAAAAGAAACAGAGTAACAACGGATTGATGTCTTCTGCTGGTCTTATGAGATATTATGAAGAGGACAAAAGGGCAATCCACCTGGACCCAAAAGCAGTTATAGTCTTTGGATTGCTTTGTGGATTTGCTGTTCTTCTATTAAGCGCCAGTTATGGCACCTGGCCATAA
- a CDS encoding signal recognition particle protein Srp19, giving the protein MKDEGRLVIWPASIDRSKSRNEGRIISRKSSVKEPNLEEMEKAAASLDLNPEVQKDKAYPRSWWEKSGRILVDKNESRTTTARQISKTIKKVRQG; this is encoded by the coding sequence ATGAAAGATGAAGGCAGGCTTGTAATCTGGCCGGCTTCCATAGATCGTTCCAAAAGCAGGAATGAGGGAAGAATTATATCTCGCAAAAGTTCAGTAAAGGAGCCGAACCTGGAAGAGATGGAAAAGGCAGCTGCGTCTCTGGACCTAAATCCAGAGGTTCAAAAAGACAAAGCTTATCCACGTTCCTGGTGGGAGAAAAGCGGACGCATCTTAGTGGATAAGAACGAATCCAGAACTACCACGGCAAGACAGATCTCTAAAACGATTAAAAAAGTCAGACAGGGCTGA
- the glmM gene encoding phosphoglucosamine mutase — protein sequence MGLFGTNGVRGIANEFITPKFAIDLARSLGTYLGEGKTVAIGRDTRISGEMLKAAAMSGLLSAGIKVIDIGTCPTPSVQYYVRDHADAGIVITASHNPREYNGIKLIDADGTEFSREGEKKVENIYNTGEFHTANWNLTGELNRDYNANDYYINGIISSVNSTEISAKQFRVAIDTGCGAGSLTLPLLLRKLGCEVITINAQPDGTFPWRNPEPTPDVLGELRDIVKNYDADLGVAQDGDADRAVFFDENGTFIDEEILLSMMAKYVLACKKGPIVTPVSSSRRMLDIAEKAGVKLHWTAVGSINVARRMMEIDAVFGGEGNGGLIFPEHQYCRDGAMACAKLLDIMAAGVKPSQMAANVPEYHNAKTKLKCGDLDKTLENVASRVQGEGIEIDATDGFKIWYEDGWLLIRPSGTEPIVRVFAEAKTDQKAKELLERGEKIVLASIQD from the coding sequence ATGGGCCTGTTCGGAACCAACGGAGTACGTGGTATAGCTAACGAATTCATTACACCTAAATTTGCAATAGACCTTGCCAGGAGTCTGGGGACCTATCTGGGAGAAGGTAAGACCGTAGCAATCGGAAGGGATACACGCATCTCAGGAGAGATGCTAAAAGCAGCTGCAATGTCCGGTTTACTTTCAGCAGGCATAAAAGTTATCGACATTGGAACCTGCCCAACCCCCTCTGTCCAGTATTATGTGCGCGACCATGCAGATGCAGGGATTGTTATTACTGCGTCCCACAACCCCCGGGAATACAACGGCATAAAACTTATAGACGCAGATGGTACCGAGTTTTCCAGAGAAGGAGAGAAAAAGGTCGAAAATATCTACAATACCGGCGAATTCCACACTGCTAACTGGAACCTGACAGGTGAACTGAACAGGGATTATAATGCCAATGATTACTACATCAACGGAATAATTTCATCGGTCAATTCCACAGAAATCAGCGCAAAACAATTCCGGGTGGCCATAGATACAGGATGTGGTGCAGGTTCTCTCACACTACCCCTATTATTGCGTAAACTGGGATGTGAGGTCATCACGATCAACGCCCAGCCGGATGGTACTTTCCCCTGGAGAAATCCCGAGCCAACACCCGATGTACTGGGAGAACTCAGGGATATTGTCAAAAACTACGATGCTGACCTGGGAGTTGCCCAGGACGGTGATGCAGACAGGGCAGTCTTCTTTGATGAAAATGGTACATTCATTGATGAAGAAATACTGCTTTCCATGATGGCAAAATATGTGCTAGCCTGTAAAAAAGGCCCAATAGTGACACCGGTAAGTTCATCCCGACGCATGCTGGACATTGCAGAAAAAGCAGGTGTAAAACTTCACTGGACAGCTGTAGGATCCATTAATGTAGCACGCAGGATGATGGAAATAGACGCTGTTTTTGGAGGAGAAGGTAATGGAGGCCTTATTTTCCCCGAACACCAGTATTGCAGGGATGGCGCAATGGCCTGTGCCAAATTACTTGACATAATGGCAGCTGGCGTGAAACCTTCACAGATGGCTGCAAATGTTCCAGAATACCACAACGCCAAAACAAAGTTGAAATGTGGTGATCTGGATAAGACACTTGAAAACGTAGCCAGCCGTGTACAGGGAGAGGGAATTGAGATTGATGCCACTGATGGTTTCAAGATATGGTATGAAGACGGGTGGTTACTGATACGCCCTTCCGGCACCGAACCAATTGTAAGGGTATTTGCCGAAGCTAAAACGGATCAAAAGGCAAAAGAACTGCTGGAAAGAGGAGAAAAAATAGTACTGGCTTCAATCCAGGATTAA
- a CDS encoding endonuclease dU, translated as MPFSLFHIKPEIRILGIDDSALVSERILVVGTFFRGGMWLDGVLSTYITRDGMDATDSLIRMISASKHRNQARVIMLDGVTYGGFNPIDIVRLNESTGMGVIVLMRSMPDFENIKNALYHLEYPDERFEIIKKAGRISRVVTSHSHTPVYIQCAGIDEMSATRIVQLSATHSNIPEPLRVAHLIATGIICGESCGKP; from the coding sequence ATACCCTTTTCTCTTTTTCATATAAAACCGGAAATAAGGATCCTGGGTATTGATGATTCGGCGCTGGTAAGTGAACGTATACTTGTGGTAGGGACTTTTTTCAGAGGGGGAATGTGGCTTGACGGAGTGTTATCCACCTACATTACCAGGGATGGTATGGATGCTACCGATTCATTAATAAGGATGATATCAGCCAGCAAACACAGGAATCAGGCTCGTGTGATAATGCTGGATGGAGTCACATACGGTGGGTTCAATCCGATTGACATCGTGCGCTTAAATGAATCTACAGGGATGGGTGTGATTGTGCTGATGCGCTCGATGCCCGATTTTGAGAATATAAAAAATGCTCTATATCATCTGGAATACCCGGATGAAAGGTTTGAGATAATAAAAAAAGCAGGCAGAATATCCAGGGTGGTAACTTCTCATTCCCATACACCGGTTTACATCCAGTGTGCAGGCATCGATGAAATGTCCGCCACCAGGATAGTCCAGTTAAGTGCCACCCATAGCAATATCCCTGAACCTTTGAGGGTTGCACATCTCATTGCCACCGGTATTATTTGCGGGGAATCCTGCGGTAAACCCTGA
- a CDS encoding proteasome-activating nucleotidase yields the protein MNETSDDTINQGNYGFKNMSDVEYDYMGSEGDEDFSKYLLDRMKQLESRNSKLKEQCDQIESEKKYVESQKVKYEREVRKLRSEINKLKTVPLIVANIIDVIDSNKVLIRSSSGPQFMVGVSQYIDESRLVAGVRVALNQQTLSIVDVLPSTEEPEVSAMEVLESQDMSYEDIGGLDHQIQDIIECVELPLIKPESFERVGVEPPKGVLLHGPPGTGKTMMAKAVAHRTDATFIRVVGSELVQKYIGEGSRLVREVFDMARKKAPSIIFIDELDAIAATRLSDTNGADREVQRTLMQLLAEMDGFENRGDIRIIAATNRVDILDPAIIRPGRFDRMVEVPMPDKEARSLILRIHSRGLSLARDVDFDKLATLTENTSGADLHALTTEAGMFAVRNDRDSVTMADFMDAIDKVLKPRQPQVNEHPGAMFA from the coding sequence ATGAACGAAACTAGTGATGATACGATAAATCAGGGGAATTACGGATTTAAAAATATGTCCGATGTTGAATATGATTATATGGGTTCTGAAGGAGACGAAGACTTTTCAAAGTACCTTCTGGACAGAATGAAACAACTCGAATCCCGCAACAGTAAACTTAAAGAGCAGTGCGACCAGATCGAATCTGAAAAAAAGTATGTCGAATCCCAGAAAGTGAAGTATGAACGAGAAGTTCGCAAGCTTCGCTCTGAGATTAATAAACTGAAGACTGTTCCTTTGATCGTGGCAAATATCATTGATGTCATTGATTCCAATAAAGTATTGATACGCAGTAGTTCGGGACCCCAGTTTATGGTAGGGGTTTCCCAGTACATAGATGAGTCCAGATTGGTTGCCGGTGTCAGGGTTGCCCTGAACCAGCAGACCCTTTCCATAGTGGATGTTCTTCCCTCGACAGAAGAACCGGAAGTTTCGGCAATGGAAGTCCTGGAATCCCAGGATATGAGCTATGAAGATATCGGTGGATTGGATCATCAGATCCAGGATATTATTGAATGTGTCGAACTACCGCTCATTAAACCCGAGTCTTTTGAACGGGTGGGTGTGGAACCACCTAAAGGTGTGCTTCTGCACGGCCCGCCTGGCACCGGTAAAACAATGATGGCAAAAGCGGTAGCCCATCGTACTGACGCAACTTTTATCCGTGTTGTGGGTTCGGAACTTGTACAAAAGTACATTGGTGAAGGTTCCCGGCTGGTCAGGGAAGTTTTCGATATGGCAAGAAAGAAAGCTCCCAGCATTATTTTCATAGATGAGCTCGATGCCATTGCAGCAACCAGGCTGAGTGACACCAACGGTGCTGACAGGGAAGTGCAGCGCACTCTCATGCAACTTCTTGCGGAGATGGATGGATTTGAGAACCGGGGTGATATTCGTATAATTGCAGCCACCAACAGGGTGGACATCCTGGATCCTGCCATAATCCGTCCGGGTCGCTTTGATAGGATGGTGGAGGTTCCGATGCCGGATAAAGAAGCACGTAGTTTGATCCTCAGGATTCATTCCAGAGGGCTTTCCCTTGCCCGGGATGTTGACTTTGACAAACTTGCCACCCTTACAGAAAATACAAGTGGTGCGGACCTGCATGCACTGACTACCGAGGCCGGTATGTTTGCTGTACGCAATGATCGTGACAGTGTTACAATGGCTGACTTTATGGATGCCATCGATAAGGTCCTAAAGCCCCGGCAACCTCAAGTTAATGAGCATCCGGGCGCAATGTTTGCTTAA
- a CDS encoding multiprotein bridging factor aMBF1: MQCEICGAEIKGEPFKINVEGSELNACNRCSQYGTSVSTRKPVSRKNAPVRQGIKKSSKPKKNPVTAPTEELIDEYEQTIREAREAKGLTQEELASKIKEKASLIKKIEKGDIVPEDSVRTKLEHALDIELTEKVGEDDWDTNTLNRGTTLGDIVTIKKK, translated from the coding sequence ATGCAGTGTGAAATATGTGGTGCAGAGATAAAAGGGGAGCCTTTTAAGATAAATGTCGAGGGAAGCGAACTCAACGCCTGCAACCGATGTTCACAATACGGAACATCAGTAAGCACCCGGAAACCGGTATCCAGAAAGAACGCCCCTGTGCGGCAGGGGATTAAAAAGAGTTCAAAGCCCAAAAAGAACCCGGTAACTGCTCCTACAGAAGAACTCATAGACGAATACGAACAAACCATAAGAGAAGCAAGGGAAGCAAAGGGTCTTACCCAGGAAGAACTTGCTTCCAAGATAAAGGAAAAAGCATCCCTTATAAAAAAGATTGAGAAGGGAGACATCGTACCCGAGGATTCGGTACGTACAAAGCTTGAACATGCCCTTGATATCGAACTCACCGAGAAAGTGGGAGAAGACGACTGGGATACAAATACCCTGAACCGGGGTACTACTCTTGGGGATATAGTAACCATCAAGAAAAAATGA
- the proC gene encoding pyrroline-5-carboxylate reductase, with amino-acid sequence MHLENKKVGIIGTGKMGQSLLRGIIRAGKAKPANIYASDVYEPALQALKDELGINVSTNNFDTVDNSDLIILAVKPQILRNVLRGFADHINENKLIISIAAGVPAATIEEELHEDTRVIRVMPNIAATVGEAASAVSAGKNASAEDAEVAMEIFSSMGSAALVPEHLMDAVTGVSGSGPAYIFPVIEAMADGGVLEGLDRESAQKLAAQTVLGAAKMVLETKKHPAELKDMVTSPAGTTIHGVHALEKNGIRAAFTDAVMASAKRSREMGK; translated from the coding sequence ATGCACCTCGAAAACAAGAAAGTCGGCATAATAGGGACTGGCAAGATGGGGCAAAGCCTGCTAAGAGGCATAATACGTGCAGGAAAAGCAAAACCTGCAAATATCTATGCCAGCGATGTTTATGAACCTGCACTGCAGGCGCTTAAAGATGAACTTGGAATAAACGTATCAACAAATAACTTTGATACAGTGGATAATTCAGACCTCATCATCCTTGCGGTCAAGCCCCAGATACTGCGCAATGTACTGAGAGGTTTTGCAGACCATATCAACGAAAACAAACTCATAATTTCAATTGCAGCAGGAGTTCCTGCAGCCACTATTGAAGAGGAGTTGCATGAAGATACAAGAGTAATTCGTGTGATGCCAAACATTGCCGCAACCGTAGGTGAAGCGGCCTCTGCAGTCAGTGCGGGGAAGAATGCATCCGCAGAAGATGCGGAAGTTGCAATGGAAATCTTTTCAAGCATGGGTTCTGCCGCCCTTGTGCCCGAACATCTAATGGATGCAGTTACAGGTGTTTCCGGAAGCGGGCCCGCATATATTTTCCCCGTAATCGAGGCTATGGCGGACGGTGGTGTGCTTGAGGGACTTGACAGGGAAAGTGCACAAAAACTGGCAGCCCAGACAGTACTAGGCGCAGCAAAGATGGTCCTTGAAACAAAAAAACATCCAGCAGAACTAAAGGACATGGTGACCTCTCCTGCAGGGACAACCATACACGGCGTTCATGCACTTGAGAAAAACGGAATAAGGGCAGCTTTCACAGATGCAGTGATGGCTTCTGCAAAACGCTCCCGTGAAATGGGGAAATAA
- a CDS encoding DUF356 domain-containing protein has translation MKSFAVIRGEDKNKVRIALHDLQQYGSMKFSSCPKRIEPNYADTLLVKVVGVPLRSNCKFAALVGLENNAGSAINKLRKIHPPAHIVIISPRHDAYEELMDNSEIYPEFEINN, from the coding sequence ATGAAATCCTTTGCGGTAATCAGGGGAGAAGACAAAAACAAAGTCAGGATTGCGCTGCACGATTTGCAGCAATACGGGAGCATGAAGTTCAGCTCCTGTCCAAAACGTATCGAACCAAACTATGCAGACACTCTTCTTGTAAAGGTCGTGGGAGTACCCTTGCGTTCAAATTGTAAGTTTGCAGCACTTGTGGGCCTGGAAAATAATGCCGGCTCTGCGATAAACAAACTGAGGAAAATACATCCACCAGCCCATATTGTAATAATAAGCCCCAGGCACGATGCTTACGAAGAATTAATGGATAATTCTGAAATCTATCCTGAATTCGAAATAAACAATTAA
- a CDS encoding sulfide-dependent adenosine diphosphate thiazole synthase translates to MELDERIITRAIVEEFTNVFLDYTDVDVALVGGGPANLVAARYLAEAGLKTVLFEKKLSVGGGMWGGGMMFPRIVVQEEARRILDDFDVPYHEYEEGYYVANSVGTVGKLISAAVSAGVEIFNLVSFEDVMIRDNDEVCGLVINWTAVEIGRLHVDPLTIRSRLVLDGTGHEATVCNTVQRKIPGAFGGKGVVGEKPMWADTGERLVMENTREVYPGLIVTGMAANAVAGSPRMGPVFGGMLLSGEKAAQLAISRLKD, encoded by the coding sequence ATGGAACTTGATGAGAGAATTATTACCCGAGCGATAGTTGAAGAATTTACCAATGTTTTCCTGGACTATACTGATGTTGACGTGGCCCTTGTGGGCGGAGGTCCGGCAAACCTTGTTGCTGCACGTTATCTTGCAGAAGCAGGATTAAAGACTGTACTTTTTGAGAAGAAACTATCTGTAGGAGGCGGTATGTGGGGCGGTGGCATGATGTTCCCGCGTATTGTGGTCCAGGAAGAAGCGCGCAGGATACTTGATGACTTTGATGTGCCTTATCATGAGTATGAAGAAGGTTACTATGTGGCAAACTCGGTTGGTACCGTGGGTAAACTCATAAGTGCAGCAGTTTCTGCAGGAGTTGAGATATTCAATCTGGTAAGTTTTGAAGATGTTATGATACGGGATAACGATGAGGTATGCGGGCTTGTTATTAACTGGACAGCAGTTGAAATAGGTCGTCTTCATGTTGATCCTCTCACAATCCGCTCTCGCCTGGTACTTGATGGAACCGGCCATGAGGCTACTGTATGCAATACTGTGCAGCGCAAGATTCCCGGAGCTTTTGGTGGCAAGGGGGTAGTGGGTGAAAAACCAATGTGGGCTGATACTGGTGAGCGTCTTGTAATGGAAAATACCCGGGAGGTTTATCCTGGTTTGATAGTTACAGGTATGGCTGCCAATGCCGTTGCAGGTTCTCCACGGATGGGTCCTGTTTTTGGAGGGATGCTTCTCTCAGGTGAAAAGGCCGCACAGCTTGCAATTTCCCGTCTGAAAGATTGA
- a CDS encoding response regulator translates to MTTILVVEDNPMNMELTVDLLESYGYEVMQAEDGSQALEVVEKNAFDLILLDMQLPKMDGLEVLEKFKEIENTKDTPVVALTAHAMRGDDKKFINAGCAGYISKPIDIHDFQQTVSSYVEN, encoded by the coding sequence ATGACCACAATTCTTGTAGTTGAAGACAATCCAATGAACATGGAACTTACAGTGGACTTGCTTGAGTCTTACGGATATGAAGTAATGCAGGCAGAAGACGGTTCACAGGCTCTTGAAGTTGTAGAGAAAAATGCTTTTGATCTCATCTTGCTTGATATGCAGCTGCCCAAAATGGACGGCCTTGAAGTTCTGGAAAAATTCAAAGAGATTGAAAATACAAAAGATACGCCTGTAGTTGCATTGACAGCACATGCAATGAGGGGCGATGATAAGAAATTTATTAATGCAGGATGTGCGGGTTATATATCCAAACCAATAGACATACATGATTTCCAACAAACCGTCTCATCTTATGTCGAGAATTGA